The Fusarium graminearum PH-1 chromosome 2, whole genome shotgun sequence genome includes a region encoding these proteins:
- a CDS encoding quinate permease, translated as MGILTLIEDRPTPPSVYNWRVYVLAIVASCGSNMIGYTSAFIGTTITLDSFRKEFGIDQKSAEERNLISENIVSLFIAGAFFGALLTYLLSHWIGRKWCLSIASATFTLGAGLQCGANSSTGLGILYAGRVLSGLGTGIASNIIPIYLSELAPPAIRGRLVGLYELGWQIGGLVGFWINYGVEKHMPESHQQWIVPFAVQIIPSGLLFLGTLWLRESPRWLFLKDRRTQAMKNLCWIRQLTPTDIYITEEVAAIDHAHEVQKHTVGLGLWKPFQALAQRPNMMYRLFLGCMLFFWQNGSGINAINYYSPTVFSSIGVQRDTVNVMTGVFGVVKAVMTFVWLLFLVDQLGRRKLLLIGGITGSICMWVLGAYIYIVDPTKNPQDHLTGSGIAAIVFFYLWTAVYTPTWNGTPWVINSEFFDPSFRSLAQACTTASNWLFNFLVSRFTEQMFAAMGYGVYMFFATLSFFAFIFAFFLIPETSGIPLEQVHRLFKIKPIWKAEGILKEQLKQEEQQFRHDVKADVSQTENLEDSDKV; from the exons ATGGGCATCCTCACTCTAATCGAAGACAGGCCTACGCCGCCTTCGGTCTACAACTGGAGAGTGTACGTGTTGGCAATTGTTGCTTCATGTGGCTCCAACATGATTGGGTATACCAGCGCCTTCATCGGAACCACCATCACCCTCGATTCATTCAGAAAAGAGTTTGGAATCGACCAGAAGAGCGCAGAGGAGCGGAACTTAATCAGCGAGAACATCGTCTCGCTCTTCATCGCCGGTGCCTTCTTCGGCGCACTTCTTACATATTTACTCAGCCATTGGATCGGCCGCAAGTGGTGTCTGTCTATCGCATCTGCTACCTTCACCCTTGGAGCTGGTCTTCAGTGTGGTGCAAACTCAAGTACCGGATTGGGCATCCTATATGCTGGCCGTGTTCTTTCTGGTCTCGGAACCGGTATCGCATCCAATATTATCCCGATTTATCTATCTGAGCTTGCACCTCCTGCAATTCGAGGACGACTTGTCGGTCTTTACGAGCTTGGTTGGCAAATTGGTGGCCTGGTGGGCTTTTGGATCAAC TACGGAGTTGAGAAACACATGCCTGAGAGCCATCAGCAATGGATCGTCCCCTTTGCTGTTCAGATCATCCCATCTGGTCTTTTGTTCCTCGGTACACTGTGGCTTCGAGAATCACCTCGTTGGTTGTTCCTCAAGGACCGTAGAACACAAGCCATGAAGAACCTCTGTTGGATTCGACAATTGACGCCGACTGACATCTATATCACCGAAGAGGTTGCAGCCATCGACCATGCTCACGAGGTTCAGAAACACACTGTCGGTCTTGGGCTGTGGAAGcctttccaagctcttgctcAGCGACCGAACATGATGTACCGACTCTTCCTCGGATGCATGTTGTTCTTTTGGCAGAATGGTTCTGGAATCAATGCCATCAACTATTACTCTCCCACTGTCTTCTCA AGCATTGGTGTTCAGCGTGATACAGTCAACGTAATGACGGGTGTCTTTGGCGTCGTCAAAGCCGTCATGACTTTCGTCTGGCTTTTGTTCCTGGTTGATCAGCTTGGTCGACGCAAGTTGCTTCTGATCGGTGGTATCACAGGCTCCATCTGCATGTGGGTTTTGGGCGCATACATCTACATCGTCGACCCTACCAAAAATCCACAAGACCATCTGACTGGCAGTGGTATCGCTGCTATTGTGTTCTTCTACCTCTGGACGGCTGTTTACACGCCCACCTGGAATGGTACACCGTGGGTCATCAACTCT GAATTCTTTGACCCCAGCTTCCGTTCACTTGCTCAAGCTTGCACAACCGCAAGCAACTGGTTGTTCAACTTCCTCGTCTCACGTTTCACTGAGCAGATGTTTGCGGCAATGGGCTACGGTGTGTACATGTTCTTTGCGACACTCTCATTCTTCGCGttcatctttgccttcttcttgattcCTGAGACTAGTGGTATTCCTCTGGAGCAAGTCCACCGTCTattcaagatcaagccaaTCTGGAAGGCGGAGGGCATTCTCAAGGAGCAGTTGAAACAGGAGGAACAGCAGTTCCGGCACGATGTCAAGGCCGATGTGAGCCAGACTGAGAATTTGGAGGATTCAGACAAGGTTTGA